From one Culex quinquefasciatus strain JHB chromosome 3, VPISU_Cqui_1.0_pri_paternal, whole genome shotgun sequence genomic stretch:
- the LOC6048134 gene encoding peroxisomal targeting signal 2 receptor has translation MSTFFTTNRHGYSVRFSPFNPDQFVVASSQFYGLAGGGTLYFLELDGSGTIVEKRTHHWTDGLFDVTWSESNQEIVVSGSGDGSVQLWNTALSANNGPPQMVYREHKKEIYSVDWSKVPYEQLFISASWDSTVKIWDPIRNHSLSTYIGHTQLVYNAVFAAHIPNTFASVSGDGMLKIWDILCYDLPIASIKAHEGEVLTVDWCKHDSNVLATGASDGLIRVWDLRNFGIPLAELKGNEFAVRKVQFSPHSPSVLASVGYDFTTRIWDFKKSNEALETIKHHSEFTYGLDWNRRRQNQLADCGWDSLVHVFKPDCLADKI, from the exons ATGTCGACGTTTTTCACCACCAACCGGCATGGTTACAGCGTGCGGTTCTCGCCCTTCAACCCGGACCAGTTTGTGGTGGCGTCGAGCCAGTTCTACGGGCTGGCCGGCGGTGGCACGCTGTACTTCCTGGAGCTGGACGGTAGCGGTACGATCGTGGAGAAGCGCACCCACCACTGGACGGACGGTCTGTTTGACGTGACCTGGTCCGAGTCGAACCAGGAGATCGTGGTGTCCGGATCGGGTGACGGCAGTGTCCAGCTGTGGAACACCGCCCTGAGCGCCAACAACGGTCCGCCGCAGATGGTGTACCGCGAGCACAAGAAGGAGATCTACAGCGTCGACTGGAGCAAGGTCCCGTACGAGCAGCTGTTCATCAGCGCCAGCTGGGACAGCACCGTCAAAATCTGGGACCCCATCCGGAATCACTCGCTGAGCACGTACATCGGTCACACCCAGCTGGTGTACAACGCGGTCTTTGCGGCGCACATCCCGAACACGTTTGCCAGCGTTAGCGGCGATGGAATGCTCAAGATTTGGGACATTCTGTGCTACGATCTGCCGATTGCCAGCATTAAGGCGCACGAGGGAGAG GTTCTGACCGTTGATTGGTGCAAGCATGACTCGAATGTGCTAGCTACGGGCGCTTCGGACGGGTTGATCCGGGTTTGGGACCTGCGCAACTTTGGCATCCCGCTGGCGGAGCTCAAGGGAAACGAGTTTGCGGTGCGAAAAGTACAATTTTCGCCCCACAGCCCATCGGTGCTGGCCAGCGTTGGGTACGACTTCACTACGCG CATCTGGGACTTTAAGAAGAGCAACGAGGCCCTCGAGACGATCAAGCACCACTCGGAGTTTACCTACGGGTTGGACTGGAACCGGCGGCGCCAGAACCAGCTGGCCGATTGCGGCTGGGACTCGCTCGTGCACGTGTTTAAGCCGGACTGTCTGGCGGACAAGATTTAA
- the LOC6048154 gene encoding uncharacterized protein LOC6048154 isoform X2 encodes MHRPMDIPATGAVFTLGKSYLADNIGTVRHRQLTPLTGGGGQTTAQNGHHHSNGNQLQPPAPTNGRQSPDPARNGALSPVPTQQSYFFIKNDPVVKILCGSKQSAVICESGRLFVWGHNQHGQLGIGSTDLCQKPSCVRTMKKLQQVVLDAKFGGNGFSLILTLDGKLFYSGKSIFPFNARVASLKESGRMKKKSEDNAEFTHVPVELKEFSYCLEKEDEQVVDIAAGFCHFVARTSAGNCFGWGHNSHQQLGGVDSLKILTKPDRIGVEERVEMVACGNYCTLMISETNKLYLAGKFQKITIPVVKELSMVKLPAKVVSAQITKNDMIYLLLENNQVYRSNRVFKIDDLKLERYLLNQLLRKDECIMQISPANNFTSFLTNEGRLLTTYETDSPFTPSDHFRELTKFKDFTVARMASGLEHSLVLAFPRKVRTPGIDLDFSKAVQKIEAAIEGQKIRNATPMPPLTDDEEFLRQEKRRLRQERIANELSKDESIQIETDADEVRFIDNGVDITTTVLICTENGNGEDNEDAFDVGGNRFDPKYISHMEILDERAMLGKTPTPNISQLIDYSDDGDGSISSQSTFNDEEDATEPYGTQGKNDSNNNREQDRKTSQESKTSQASSGRSSEKMKKFLKDLKAKSMDVSCRNAGTVLNDDTKYSKDDTAIRAVDRDSKVCNVM; translated from the exons CAACGGGCGCCGTGTTCACCCTCGGGAAATCATACCTCGCGGACAACATCGGAACGGTCCGCCACCGGCAACTAACCCCACTGACCGGTGGTGGCGGTCAAACCACGGCCCAGAATGGTCACCACCACAGCAACGGCAATCAGCTGCAGCCTCCCGCGCCCACCAACGGTCGCCAGTCGCCGGATCCGGCCCGGAACGGTGCCCTCAGTCCGGTTCCGACCCAGCAGAgctactttttcatcaaaaatgatCCGGTCGTGAAAATCCTCTGCGGCAGCAAGCAAAGTGCCGTCATTTGTG AATCCGGCCGGCTGTTCGTGTGGGGCCACAACCAGCACGGCCAGCTCGGCATCGGCTCCACGGACCTCTGCCAGAAGCCGTCCTGCGTTCGCACGATGAAAAAGCTGCAGCAGGTCGTCCTGGACGCCAAGTTTGGCGGCAACGGCTTCAGCTTGATACTGACTT TGGACGGCAAGCTGTTCTACAGCGGCAAGAGCATCTTCCCGTTCAACGCGCGGGTCGCATCGCTGAAGGAGTCCGGTCGGATGAAGAAGAAGTCCGAGGATAACGCCGAGTTTACGCACGTTCCGGTGGAGCTGAAGGAGTTTTCGTACTGCCTGGAGAAGGAGGACGAACAGGTGGTGGACATTGCGGCCGGATTTTGTCACTTTGTCGCGAGAACGAGCGCTGGGAATTGCTTCGGGTGGGGCCACAACAGCCACCAGCAGTTGGGCGGGGTGGATTCGTTGAAGATTCTGACCAAGCCGGATCGGATTGGGGTGGAGGAGCGGGTTGAGATGGTTGCTTGCGGGAATTACTGTACGTTGATGATTTCGGAAACGAATAAGCTATATTTGGCGGGGAAGTTCCAGAAGATTACCATTCCGGTGGTGAAGGAACTGTCAATGGTGAAGCTACCGGCGAAGGTAGTTTCCGCTCAAATAACCAAGAACGACATGATCTACTTGCTGCTGGAAAATAACCAGGTTTATCGGAGCAATCGGGTGTTCAAAATCGACGACCTCAAGCTGGAACGCTACCTGCTGAACCAGCTGCTCCGGAAGGACGAGTGCATCATGCAGATCTCCCCGGCGAACAACTTTACCTCTTTTCTAACCAACGAAGGCCGCCTGTTGACCACGTACGAAACGGACAGCCCGTTCACTCCCTCGGATCACTTCCGAGAGCTGACCAAGTTCAAGGACTTTACCGTGGCAAGAATGGCCAGTGGATTGGAGCATTCGTTGGTGTTGGCATTCCCGAGGAAAGTTCGCACTCCCGGAATCGACCTGGACTTTTCAAAGGCAGTCCAGAAGATTGAAGCCGCAATCGAGGGACAAAAGATCCGGAACGCCACTCCGATGCCACCCCTTACGGATGACGAGGAATTCCTGCGCCAGGAAAAGCGACGCCTTCGGCAGGAACGAATCGCCAACGAACTGTCCAAAGACGAATCGATCCAGATCGAGACGGATGCCGACGAGGTGCGGTTCATCGATAACGGAGTGGACATTACAACGACGGTTTTGATTTGTACCGAGAATGGCAACGGGGAGGACAACGAGGACGCTTTCGACGTCGGTGGGAACCGCTTTGATCCGAAGTACATTTCGCACATGGAAATTCTCGACGAAAGGGCAATGTTGGGAAAGACGCCGACTCCGAACATCAGTCAGCTGATCGATTACAGTGATGATGGAGACGGGAGTATCTCGTCGCAGTCGACGTTCAACGACGAGGAAGATGCTACGGAACCGTACGGAACGCAGGGAAAGAATGACTCTAATAACAATCGGGAGCAGGACCGAAAGACGAGCCAGGAAAGCAAGACTAGCCAGGCGAGCAGTGGTCGTTCTAGCGAGAAGATGAAAAAGTTTCTTAAAGATTTGAAGGCGAAGAGCATGGACGTGAGCTGTCGGAACGCCGGAACGGTGTTGAACGATG ATACCAAATACTCCAAGGACGACACTGCTATTCGAGCGGTAGATCGAGATTCTAAAGTTTGTAATGTAATGTAA
- the LOC6048154 gene encoding uncharacterized protein LOC6048154 isoform X1, giving the protein MKGRKLKKNQSFSTTLSINAQTNKSYIFIPTFQLSPRLEPQPPATGAVFTLGKSYLADNIGTVRHRQLTPLTGGGGQTTAQNGHHHSNGNQLQPPAPTNGRQSPDPARNGALSPVPTQQSYFFIKNDPVVKILCGSKQSAVICESGRLFVWGHNQHGQLGIGSTDLCQKPSCVRTMKKLQQVVLDAKFGGNGFSLILTLDGKLFYSGKSIFPFNARVASLKESGRMKKKSEDNAEFTHVPVELKEFSYCLEKEDEQVVDIAAGFCHFVARTSAGNCFGWGHNSHQQLGGVDSLKILTKPDRIGVEERVEMVACGNYCTLMISETNKLYLAGKFQKITIPVVKELSMVKLPAKVVSAQITKNDMIYLLLENNQVYRSNRVFKIDDLKLERYLLNQLLRKDECIMQISPANNFTSFLTNEGRLLTTYETDSPFTPSDHFRELTKFKDFTVARMASGLEHSLVLAFPRKVRTPGIDLDFSKAVQKIEAAIEGQKIRNATPMPPLTDDEEFLRQEKRRLRQERIANELSKDESIQIETDADEVRFIDNGVDITTTVLICTENGNGEDNEDAFDVGGNRFDPKYISHMEILDERAMLGKTPTPNISQLIDYSDDGDGSISSQSTFNDEEDATEPYGTQGKNDSNNNREQDRKTSQESKTSQASSGRSSEKMKKFLKDLKAKSMDVSCRNAGTVLNDDTKYSKDDTAIRAVDRDSKVCNVM; this is encoded by the exons atgaagggaagaaaattgaaaaaaaatcaatcctttTCCACCACTCTCTCTATAAACGCTCAAACCAACAAGTCGTACATTTTCATCCCAACTTTCCAATTGTCCCCTCGCCTTGAACCTCAACCACCAGCAACGGGCGCCGTGTTCACCCTCGGGAAATCATACCTCGCGGACAACATCGGAACGGTCCGCCACCGGCAACTAACCCCACTGACCGGTGGTGGCGGTCAAACCACGGCCCAGAATGGTCACCACCACAGCAACGGCAATCAGCTGCAGCCTCCCGCGCCCACCAACGGTCGCCAGTCGCCGGATCCGGCCCGGAACGGTGCCCTCAGTCCGGTTCCGACCCAGCAGAgctactttttcatcaaaaatgatCCGGTCGTGAAAATCCTCTGCGGCAGCAAGCAAAGTGCCGTCATTTGTG AATCCGGCCGGCTGTTCGTGTGGGGCCACAACCAGCACGGCCAGCTCGGCATCGGCTCCACGGACCTCTGCCAGAAGCCGTCCTGCGTTCGCACGATGAAAAAGCTGCAGCAGGTCGTCCTGGACGCCAAGTTTGGCGGCAACGGCTTCAGCTTGATACTGACTT TGGACGGCAAGCTGTTCTACAGCGGCAAGAGCATCTTCCCGTTCAACGCGCGGGTCGCATCGCTGAAGGAGTCCGGTCGGATGAAGAAGAAGTCCGAGGATAACGCCGAGTTTACGCACGTTCCGGTGGAGCTGAAGGAGTTTTCGTACTGCCTGGAGAAGGAGGACGAACAGGTGGTGGACATTGCGGCCGGATTTTGTCACTTTGTCGCGAGAACGAGCGCTGGGAATTGCTTCGGGTGGGGCCACAACAGCCACCAGCAGTTGGGCGGGGTGGATTCGTTGAAGATTCTGACCAAGCCGGATCGGATTGGGGTGGAGGAGCGGGTTGAGATGGTTGCTTGCGGGAATTACTGTACGTTGATGATTTCGGAAACGAATAAGCTATATTTGGCGGGGAAGTTCCAGAAGATTACCATTCCGGTGGTGAAGGAACTGTCAATGGTGAAGCTACCGGCGAAGGTAGTTTCCGCTCAAATAACCAAGAACGACATGATCTACTTGCTGCTGGAAAATAACCAGGTTTATCGGAGCAATCGGGTGTTCAAAATCGACGACCTCAAGCTGGAACGCTACCTGCTGAACCAGCTGCTCCGGAAGGACGAGTGCATCATGCAGATCTCCCCGGCGAACAACTTTACCTCTTTTCTAACCAACGAAGGCCGCCTGTTGACCACGTACGAAACGGACAGCCCGTTCACTCCCTCGGATCACTTCCGAGAGCTGACCAAGTTCAAGGACTTTACCGTGGCAAGAATGGCCAGTGGATTGGAGCATTCGTTGGTGTTGGCATTCCCGAGGAAAGTTCGCACTCCCGGAATCGACCTGGACTTTTCAAAGGCAGTCCAGAAGATTGAAGCCGCAATCGAGGGACAAAAGATCCGGAACGCCACTCCGATGCCACCCCTTACGGATGACGAGGAATTCCTGCGCCAGGAAAAGCGACGCCTTCGGCAGGAACGAATCGCCAACGAACTGTCCAAAGACGAATCGATCCAGATCGAGACGGATGCCGACGAGGTGCGGTTCATCGATAACGGAGTGGACATTACAACGACGGTTTTGATTTGTACCGAGAATGGCAACGGGGAGGACAACGAGGACGCTTTCGACGTCGGTGGGAACCGCTTTGATCCGAAGTACATTTCGCACATGGAAATTCTCGACGAAAGGGCAATGTTGGGAAAGACGCCGACTCCGAACATCAGTCAGCTGATCGATTACAGTGATGATGGAGACGGGAGTATCTCGTCGCAGTCGACGTTCAACGACGAGGAAGATGCTACGGAACCGTACGGAACGCAGGGAAAGAATGACTCTAATAACAATCGGGAGCAGGACCGAAAGACGAGCCAGGAAAGCAAGACTAGCCAGGCGAGCAGTGGTCGTTCTAGCGAGAAGATGAAAAAGTTTCTTAAAGATTTGAAGGCGAAGAGCATGGACGTGAGCTGTCGGAACGCCGGAACGGTGTTGAACGATG ATACCAAATACTCCAAGGACGACACTGCTATTCGAGCGGTAGATCGAGATTCTAAAGTTTGTAATGTAATGTAA